From one Parabacteroides sp. FAFU027 genomic stretch:
- a CDS encoding helix-turn-helix domain-containing protein encodes MKEPFRIVEVNKELIDKINSSPENMHQHNFEELIILTEGKADHVINFDREVIEAPIFVYVSKGKAHQFLPHDGASGWIVLYENELVPDSRFHFYSNFTDRVNYSLEQMECISPIFNLCNMMAYEYNKPVPQFNIIRHLLAALLAKLEAESNNEPQAFSDASNNQRIAFHNFLKILEENFKRPVGVQFYADKLNTSVRNLNLICQNVFHKSVSEIVETRKLIEAKQLLMNSGLTVSEIGFELGYNEKSYFTRVFSKKEGITPTEFRNQMNNVILK; translated from the coding sequence ATGAAAGAACCTTTCCGCATCGTAGAAGTCAATAAAGAGCTGATTGATAAAATCAACTCCTCGCCCGAGAATATGCACCAGCACAACTTCGAAGAGTTGATTATCCTTACCGAAGGTAAAGCCGACCACGTTATTAACTTTGACCGTGAAGTGATTGAAGCGCCTATCTTTGTGTATGTTTCAAAAGGAAAGGCACATCAGTTTCTTCCTCATGACGGGGCCAGCGGATGGATTGTCCTCTATGAAAATGAGCTGGTTCCGGATAGCCGCTTTCATTTCTACTCCAACTTTACCGACCGGGTGAACTACTCGCTGGAGCAGATGGAGTGCATTAGCCCCATCTTCAACCTTTGCAACATGATGGCATATGAATACAACAAGCCGGTACCTCAATTCAATATTATCCGCCACCTGCTGGCTGCCCTGCTGGCCAAGCTCGAAGCTGAAAGCAACAACGAACCCCAGGCCTTCAGCGATGCATCCAACAACCAGCGCATTGCCTTTCACAACTTCCTCAAGATATTGGAAGAAAACTTTAAACGCCCCGTTGGCGTGCAGTTCTACGCCGATAAGCTGAATACCTCTGTCCGTAATCTCAACCTCATTTGCCAGAATGTATTCCACAAAAGCGTATCGGAAATCGTCGAGACCCGTAAGCTCATTGAAGCCAAACAACTGCTGATGAATTCCGGCCTTACCGTTTCGGAGATTGGCTTTGAGCTGGGGTATAACGAGAAATCCTACTTCACCCGCGTATTTTCCAAAAAGGAAGGCATCACACCTACAGAATTCCGCAACCAGATGAATAACGTTATTCTCAAATAA
- the ygiD gene encoding 4,5-DOPA dioxygenase extradiol: MTLNDLSNLNLNRDNSVVMPMLFVGHGSPMNAIEENEFVTGWRNQATTLPRPSAILCISAHWETRGTYVTAMAKPQTIHDFGGFPCELYQVQYPAPGNPGLANEVTKLITGTPVFPDEKWGLDHGTWSVIKHFYPEADIPVVQLSVNYLMSPRHHYELAKELAILRSKGVLIVGSGNIVHNLRVLNWSNPNEGYDWAINANEKVKSLILKNDYTSLIDYSSLGNDVKMAIPTAEHFLPLLYILGLKKENEELSFFNDKAVYGSLSMTSVRVG; encoded by the coding sequence ATGACACTCAACGATTTAAGCAACCTAAACCTTAACAGAGATAATTCCGTCGTAATGCCTATGCTGTTTGTCGGACACGGAAGTCCGATGAATGCAATCGAGGAAAATGAATTTGTGACAGGTTGGCGCAATCAGGCGACAACGCTTCCCCGCCCCTCGGCGATACTCTGTATCTCCGCCCACTGGGAAACTCGCGGAACTTATGTTACCGCTATGGCTAAGCCCCAAACGATTCATGACTTCGGTGGATTCCCCTGCGAACTTTATCAGGTACAATATCCCGCTCCGGGCAATCCGGGTCTGGCCAATGAAGTCACAAAACTAATAACAGGTACACCCGTCTTCCCTGACGAGAAGTGGGGACTGGACCACGGCACCTGGAGCGTGATAAAGCATTTCTATCCCGAAGCCGATATTCCGGTAGTACAGCTCAGTGTCAACTACCTGATGTCACCCCGCCACCACTACGAGCTGGCCAAAGAGTTGGCCATCCTTCGAAGTAAAGGCGTACTCATCGTCGGCAGCGGAAATATCGTTCACAACCTGCGCGTCCTCAACTGGAGCAATCCCAACGAGGGTTACGATTGGGCTATCAATGCCAACGAAAAGGTCAAATCCCTCATTCTAAAAAATGACTATACGTCACTGATTGACTACTCCTCACTGGGCAATGATGTAAAAATGGCCATCCCGACTGCGGAACATTTCCTGCCATTGCTTTATATCCTAGGTCTGAAAAAGGAGAACGAAGAGCTGAGCTTCTTCAACGACAAAGCGGTGTACGGGTCATTGTCGATGACTTCGGTACGTGTCGGTTGA
- a CDS encoding NPCBM/NEW2 domain-containing protein: protein MIKKHLLSGALLACLLSTNTFAQNKSDYHDWAKTPPMGWNSWDCYGPTVVESEVKANADYMSKYMKKYGWEYVIVDIRWYISNDKAHGYNEKDAQYNIDEYGRLTPAVNRFPSAADGKGFKALADYIHSKGLKFGIHIMRGVPIEAVKRNLPIKGSSAKASDIYSKEEQCTWLRDMYTVVPGRNGAQEYYNSILELYASWGVDFIKVDDLSSPIYHQGEIEMIRKAIDRTGRHIVFSTSPGETPIDKAKHVQQHANMWRTVGDYWDSWDQLKEHFDVFHRWAPFIMDGAFPDGDMLPMGRLGIRAERGNDRMSAFTHEEQQLMMSLWCINRSPLMFGGDLPSNDAFTLSMITNPRVLDVMKYSKNNRELYKQNDKVAWAADDTKSKDKYVALFYIADQKQISEEKAVYNSGLITRQTPGQCANINVDIKGKKKLYLIVSGGEDGTSWDHADWINPVLTNGKDSIQLTSLKWKKASCGWGKVSIGKAVSGSDLMVNKVKYANGIGTHANSVIEYDLPEGYDRFSATVGLDNAGAVQNEGGTIKFMVFTENPSGPMPAETSEVSVDLKSLGINGECTVTDLWSGAKLGTFKGKFTQTLKRHAGGLYRISVKK from the coding sequence ATGATAAAAAAACACCTTCTTTCCGGTGCCCTGCTGGCATGCCTGTTGAGCACAAACACATTTGCCCAAAACAAAAGCGACTATCACGACTGGGCGAAAACCCCGCCGATGGGCTGGAACAGCTGGGACTGCTATGGCCCCACCGTGGTCGAAAGCGAAGTCAAAGCCAACGCCGACTACATGTCTAAATACATGAAAAAGTATGGCTGGGAATATGTCATCGTCGATATCCGCTGGTACATCAGCAATGACAAGGCGCATGGCTACAACGAGAAAGATGCGCAATACAACATCGACGAATACGGACGCCTGACTCCTGCCGTAAACCGTTTCCCGTCGGCTGCCGATGGCAAAGGCTTCAAAGCACTGGCCGACTACATACACAGCAAAGGGCTGAAATTCGGTATCCACATCATGCGCGGTGTACCCATCGAAGCAGTAAAACGCAATCTGCCCATCAAAGGCAGCTCGGCCAAAGCCTCCGACATTTACAGCAAAGAGGAGCAATGTACCTGGCTTCGCGATATGTACACCGTCGTGCCGGGTCGCAACGGGGCGCAGGAGTATTACAACTCTATCCTCGAACTTTACGCTTCGTGGGGAGTAGATTTTATCAAGGTGGATGACCTCTCCTCCCCGATTTACCATCAGGGTGAAATCGAGATGATACGCAAGGCCATCGACCGCACCGGCCGTCACATCGTCTTCAGCACCTCACCGGGCGAGACTCCGATTGATAAAGCCAAACACGTGCAGCAACATGCCAACATGTGGCGCACCGTGGGTGATTACTGGGACAGTTGGGACCAGTTGAAGGAGCATTTCGACGTATTCCACCGCTGGGCGCCTTTCATCATGGACGGAGCATTCCCCGATGGTGATATGTTGCCAATGGGTCGCCTCGGTATCCGTGCCGAACGGGGCAATGACCGCATGAGCGCCTTCACCCATGAAGAGCAGCAACTGATGATGTCGCTCTGGTGCATCAACCGTTCACCGCTGATGTTTGGAGGTGATTTGCCTTCGAATGATGCCTTCACGCTCTCGATGATTACTAATCCGCGTGTGCTTGATGTGATGAAGTACAGCAAAAACAACCGCGAACTCTACAAGCAAAACGATAAAGTGGCGTGGGCTGCCGATGATACCAAGAGCAAGGACAAATATGTGGCACTTTTCTACATTGCCGACCAGAAACAGATTTCGGAGGAAAAGGCAGTTTACAACAGTGGCCTGATTACCCGCCAGACTCCCGGGCAATGCGCCAATATCAACGTCGATATTAAAGGGAAAAAGAAACTCTACCTGATTGTTTCGGGTGGAGAAGACGGTACCTCATGGGATCACGCCGACTGGATTAATCCTGTTTTGACAAATGGAAAAGATTCCATCCAGCTCACTTCCCTCAAATGGAAGAAAGCGTCCTGCGGATGGGGCAAAGTCTCCATCGGGAAAGCGGTTTCGGGTTCCGACCTGATGGTAAATAAGGTAAAATATGCCAACGGCATCGGCACACACGCCAATTCGGTGATTGAATACGACCTGCCTGAAGGATATGATCGATTCAGCGCAACGGTGGGACTGGATAATGCCGGCGCCGTTCAGAACGAAGGAGGTACCATCAAGTTTATGGTCTTTACCGAGAATCCAAGCGGACCCATGCCAGCCGAAACTTCAGAGGTGTCGGTTGACCTGAAATCATTGGGCATCAACGGTGAATGCACAGTCACCGACCTGTGGTCAGGCGCCAAACTCGGTACCTTTAAAGGAAAATTCACCCAGACACTGAAACGTCATGCGGGAGGACTGTACCGCATCTCGGTGAAAAAGTAA
- a CDS encoding Cof-type HAD-IIB family hydrolase produces MSTTTSSTDLNYKMLVLDLDDTLLRDDHSISERNRKMLLKAQEKGVKVVLASGRPTPAMTQYIETLQLDKYDSYLISFNGGMVTSIRDNEVIFEQSLTKEEIHSLHDFCKVNDLHIITYSDKGVISETESEYIDVEIKLTGLPHHKVPCFKSEVQTSAVKCILLENPDYLKTMETKLKAERTDLSIARSKPFFLEVMPQGIDKAASLELLSNMLGIQQSEVIAVGNAGNDLSMVEYAGLGVWVDNVTPELRDKADVIVASNMEDGVAEVVERFILGEN; encoded by the coding sequence ATGTCAACGACTACATCATCTACTGACTTAAACTACAAAATGCTGGTGCTCGACCTGGACGACACCTTACTCCGCGATGACCACTCCATCTCTGAAAGAAACAGAAAGATGCTACTCAAAGCACAGGAAAAGGGTGTAAAAGTGGTGCTTGCATCAGGACGTCCCACTCCGGCCATGACTCAATATATCGAAACTCTTCAACTGGATAAATACGATTCATACTTAATCTCTTTCAATGGAGGAATGGTTACTTCGATACGTGATAATGAAGTGATTTTCGAACAAAGCCTCACCAAAGAGGAGATTCACAGTCTGCACGATTTCTGTAAGGTAAACGACCTGCACATTATCACCTATTCAGATAAAGGGGTAATCAGCGAAACCGAATCTGAGTACATCGACGTGGAAATCAAGCTTACCGGGCTTCCGCACCACAAAGTACCCTGCTTCAAAAGCGAAGTGCAGACTTCTGCCGTAAAGTGTATTCTTCTGGAAAATCCGGATTACCTCAAGACGATGGAGACAAAGCTAAAAGCTGAACGTACAGACCTGAGCATAGCCCGTTCCAAGCCCTTCTTTCTCGAAGTCATGCCACAGGGAATTGATAAAGCGGCGAGTCTGGAGCTTTTGTCCAATATGCTGGGGATTCAGCAAAGCGAAGTGATTGCTGTGGGAAATGCAGGAAACGACCTTTCGATGGTTGAATATGCCGGACTTGGTGTGTGGGTGGATAACGTTACTCCGGAACTTCGCGATAAAGCTGATGTTATCGTAGCTTCCAATATGGAAGATGGTGTGGCAGAGGTGGTTGAGCGCTTTATCCTGGGAGAGAATTAA
- a CDS encoding assimilatory sulfite reductase (NADPH) flavoprotein subunit, with translation MNNLTTPLSAEQAQQLSQLIAHLSREQTYWVSGYFAGLLAQKPAIAAQPSPEISAVIAPEVVAEAIPAKAKVLTILYGSRTGNGEALAKLAQKMAVESGFEVSLKSMENYKAREIKDEKNLLVIVSTHGDGEPPFQAKEFYEFIHSKRAPQLNNTQFAVIGLGDRSYLKFCQVGVDLDKRLAELGAKRINDRTDCDVDFRGEGMRAISKLLSVLEKESGSATQNISVVQTAVATEEHEEHNRLNPFQATVLDKTFLHGRDSDRQTLHVELSLEGSGITYEPGDSMGVYATNPPELVDQVLETLQLNPNDKITTERGETTLSDALYKEVELTTLTPDVLNRFATTTDNAELKGILTDPAELKKFIHGKDIVDLFTHYPEKFNPEQLLGLLRKIQPRLYSISSSPLAHPDEAHLTVGVVKYNNKGRNKTGLCSVFLSDRVYEEETAPAFIEKNPNFRLPINPQTPIIMVGAGTGIAPYRAFVEHRAEQDNAGKSWLFFGNRFSESEFLYQLEWQRFLKEKTLTKMSVAFSRDSEQKVYVQDRLLENSREVFDWLENGGHFYVCGDMKKMAGDVNHALIKIIEKEGGYKHDLALEYINNLQREKRYQTDVY, from the coding sequence ATGAATAATTTGACAACACCTCTCTCAGCTGAACAGGCTCAACAATTATCACAGCTAATCGCTCACCTTTCCCGGGAGCAAACCTACTGGGTATCGGGCTATTTTGCTGGATTGTTAGCCCAAAAGCCCGCTATAGCCGCTCAACCCTCACCCGAAATAAGTGCGGTTATTGCACCTGAAGTCGTTGCCGAAGCTATCCCCGCAAAGGCAAAAGTATTAACCATATTATACGGCTCACGCACCGGAAACGGAGAAGCATTAGCCAAACTGGCTCAAAAGATGGCCGTAGAATCGGGTTTCGAGGTCTCCCTCAAAAGCATGGAGAACTACAAAGCCCGCGAAATCAAAGACGAGAAGAATCTGCTGGTTATCGTCAGCACGCACGGCGACGGTGAACCTCCTTTCCAGGCGAAAGAGTTCTACGAATTCATCCACAGTAAGCGTGCTCCGCAACTGAATAATACTCAGTTTGCAGTCATCGGACTGGGTGACCGCAGTTACCTGAAATTCTGCCAGGTAGGCGTAGATTTGGATAAACGTTTGGCCGAACTGGGCGCGAAAAGAATCAATGACCGCACCGACTGCGACGTGGATTTCCGTGGTGAAGGCATGAGAGCCATCTCCAAACTGCTTAGTGTACTTGAAAAAGAATCAGGTAGTGCTACTCAAAACATTTCTGTAGTGCAAACTGCAGTAGCCACAGAAGAGCATGAGGAGCATAACCGACTCAATCCGTTTCAGGCAACGGTATTGGATAAAACCTTCCTTCACGGACGAGACAGCGACCGCCAGACTCTGCACGTTGAATTATCACTCGAAGGTTCGGGTATTACGTATGAGCCCGGGGATTCGATGGGTGTCTACGCGACTAATCCACCGGAACTCGTAGACCAGGTATTGGAGACTTTACAGCTCAATCCAAATGATAAAATAACCACTGAACGTGGTGAAACAACACTGAGTGATGCATTGTATAAAGAGGTTGAATTGACAACGCTGACTCCGGATGTATTGAACCGCTTTGCGACTACGACAGACAATGCAGAGCTGAAAGGCATTCTGACCGATCCGGCTGAATTGAAGAAATTCATACATGGTAAAGACATTGTGGACCTGTTTACCCATTATCCTGAAAAATTCAATCCGGAGCAATTGTTGGGACTGTTGAGAAAAATACAGCCCCGCCTGTACTCCATTTCATCAAGTCCGTTGGCTCATCCCGATGAAGCACACCTGACCGTAGGAGTTGTAAAGTACAACAACAAAGGCCGTAATAAGACAGGTCTCTGTTCGGTATTCCTCTCCGACCGGGTTTATGAAGAGGAAACTGCCCCGGCATTTATTGAAAAGAATCCGAATTTCCGCTTACCGATAAACCCACAAACACCCATCATCATGGTGGGAGCCGGTACGGGAATTGCACCATACCGTGCCTTCGTTGAGCATCGTGCCGAACAGGATAATGCGGGCAAAAGCTGGCTCTTCTTCGGGAACCGCTTCTCTGAAAGTGAATTCCTCTACCAGCTGGAATGGCAACGTTTCCTGAAAGAAAAAACATTGACGAAAATGAGTGTCGCTTTCTCCCGTGATTCCGAACAGAAAGTGTATGTACAGGACAGACTTTTGGAAAATAGCCGTGAAGTATTTGACTGGCTCGAAAACGGCGGACACTTCTACGTCTGTGGAGATATGAAGAAAATGGCCGGTGACGTGAACCATGCCCTGATAAAAATCATTGAAAAAGAGGGCGGTTACAAACATGACCTGGCATTGGAATACATCAACAACCTGCAACGCGAGAAACGGTATCAGACGGATGTGTATTGA
- the cysI gene encoding assimilatory sulfite reductase (NADPH) hemoprotein subunit, producing the protein MSNKPLSDLERIKTESNYLRGTLVESLADPITGALAPDDQQLIKFHGAYQQTDRDFDEERRRQKLEPLISFMIRVRVPGGVLTPKQWLDLDELTEKHCKPTLKLTTRQAVELHGVVKRKMKTAMQGIHATLLDSLAGCGDVNRNVMTSANPWESPVHQLVFDDALKIHKEFTPRTTAYHEIWLDDELVVGGEKKEDHEPLYGKTYLPRKFKVAIAVPPRNDVDVFANDLGFIAIVENGELVGYNLLAGGGMGSTFGMETTYPRLANVIGFVKKEDIVEAAKAVLIFQRDHGNRSERKFSRLKYTIDRLGLAYFNEQIKDALGDKLSEARPFKFDSNGDKLGWSKGYNGKWYFTLFIQGGKVRDDKHLQLKTALREIASVLKGNFTLTGNQNLVVGDIDEQDKAEIEALLEKWNLVKPLSGLRRNNIACVALPVCTMAFAEAERYAPSLIDKLEKILEKYNLLDEDILFRMTGCPNGCARPFLGEIALVGKSPGKYNLYLGAGFTGERLNKLYAELVEEHEVIGLLTPIFERFSKERLEGERFGDFVIRKGYVQATTSGLDFHQNIKLAKFHDIKPVLPKKKQTLDSILFVKKDKKKKKK; encoded by the coding sequence ATGAGCAACAAACCATTATCAGACTTAGAACGTATCAAGACCGAAAGCAACTACCTGCGCGGTACATTAGTAGAAAGTCTGGCAGACCCGATAACCGGAGCTTTGGCTCCCGATGATCAGCAATTGATCAAATTTCATGGTGCATATCAGCAAACTGACCGCGACTTCGATGAAGAACGCCGTCGTCAAAAGCTGGAACCACTTATCAGCTTCATGATTCGCGTGCGTGTACCGGGCGGAGTGCTAACCCCAAAACAGTGGCTCGACCTGGACGAACTGACCGAGAAACATTGCAAGCCTACCCTGAAGCTGACTACACGTCAGGCGGTGGAGCTTCACGGCGTGGTAAAACGCAAAATGAAAACAGCCATGCAGGGTATTCACGCCACATTGCTCGATTCATTAGCCGGTTGCGGTGATGTGAACCGTAATGTGATGACTTCTGCCAACCCGTGGGAATCTCCGGTTCACCAACTGGTATTCGACGATGCACTGAAGATTCACAAGGAATTCACACCCAGAACGACTGCTTACCATGAAATCTGGCTAGATGACGAGTTGGTAGTCGGAGGTGAGAAAAAAGAGGATCACGAACCGTTGTATGGCAAAACATATCTTCCTCGTAAATTCAAGGTGGCTATCGCTGTTCCACCACGTAATGATGTGGATGTTTTCGCCAATGACCTGGGCTTTATCGCCATTGTCGAAAACGGTGAACTGGTCGGATATAATCTCCTTGCGGGTGGTGGCATGGGTTCAACCTTTGGAATGGAAACCACCTATCCACGACTGGCTAACGTAATCGGCTTTGTCAAAAAAGAGGATATCGTGGAGGCTGCCAAAGCTGTACTGATTTTCCAACGCGACCACGGAAACCGCTCCGAGCGTAAATTCTCCCGTCTGAAATATACCATCGACCGTCTGGGTCTGGCCTATTTTAACGAACAAATCAAAGATGCCCTCGGGGATAAACTGAGTGAAGCCCGTCCATTTAAGTTTGACAGCAACGGTGACAAACTGGGGTGGAGCAAAGGCTACAACGGGAAATGGTACTTTACCCTCTTCATCCAGGGCGGTAAAGTCCGCGATGATAAACACCTGCAACTCAAAACTGCATTGCGCGAAATCGCATCGGTACTGAAAGGAAACTTCACCCTGACCGGTAATCAAAACCTTGTAGTTGGAGACATCGACGAACAGGACAAAGCGGAAATCGAAGCTTTACTCGAGAAATGGAACCTTGTCAAGCCGCTCAGCGGATTGCGACGCAACAACATTGCCTGCGTGGCATTGCCGGTATGTACGATGGCTTTTGCCGAAGCGGAACGTTATGCTCCTTCGTTGATAGACAAGCTCGAAAAGATTTTGGAAAAATACAACCTGCTGGACGAAGATATTCTCTTCCGTATGACCGGTTGTCCAAACGGTTGCGCCCGTCCGTTCCTCGGAGAGATTGCATTGGTGGGAAAATCGCCGGGTAAATACAATCTTTACCTTGGTGCCGGATTTACGGGTGAACGCCTCAACAAGCTCTATGCTGAACTGGTGGAAGAGCACGAGGTAATCGGCCTTTTAACCCCTATCTTCGAACGTTTCTCCAAAGAGAGACTGGAAGGCGAACGGTTTGGCGACTTTGTTATCCGCAAAGGATATGTGCAGGCAACCACCAGCGGACTTGATTTTCACCAAAATATCAAACTGGCAAAATTTCACGATATCAAACCAGTATTGCCAAAGAAGAAACAGACGCTTGACTCTATTCTTTTCGTGAAAAAGGATAAGAAAAAGAAGAAGAAATAA
- a CDS encoding YceI family protein → MKSFALTFAAIFVLATSVFAQNKYTLDKYHSRLAFSVKHMGISSVDGNFKSFDVTVTSSKADLTDAKVEMVAQVNSINTEIDKRDQHLQSADFFDAAKYPTLTFKSTSFKKVKGNVYKLSGFLTMKGVTKPIAFTVVHAAVKSPMDNKMHHGFAITGTLNRQDYNVGTSAFAAVVGNQVKLSAEVDFAQE, encoded by the coding sequence ATGAAATCATTTGCATTAACTTTCGCCGCTATCTTCGTATTAGCAACTTCTGTATTTGCTCAAAACAAATACACTTTGGACAAGTATCACTCTCGTCTTGCATTCAGTGTAAAACACATGGGTATCTCCAGCGTGGACGGTAATTTCAAATCATTTGACGTAACGGTCACCTCCTCCAAAGCTGACCTGACAGATGCTAAAGTAGAAATGGTCGCTCAGGTAAATTCCATCAACACGGAAATCGACAAACGCGACCAGCACCTGCAATCCGCCGACTTCTTTGATGCAGCCAAATACCCGACGCTGACTTTCAAAAGCACTTCATTCAAAAAGGTAAAAGGAAATGTGTACAAACTTTCAGGATTCCTGACCATGAAGGGTGTAACCAAACCTATCGCATTCACAGTAGTACATGCCGCTGTAAAAAGCCCGATGGATAATAAAATGCACCACGGATTTGCTATCACCGGTACCCTTAACCGTCAGGACTATAACGTAGGTACCAGTGCTTTTGCCGCGGTAGTTGGCAATCAGGTGAAGTTGAGCGCAGAAGTAGATTTTGCACAGGAGTAA
- a CDS encoding metallophosphoesterase family protein, whose protein sequence is MKSLSFIISFAFLTLFFACQSDEVYDNAAKDAVSLKSVTSEDGIKIAIMSDLHVMHPSLLIGANPDYEAYIQQDPKYLVESYNILKAAVNQLISQKPDLVLIPGDMTKDGELISHELVQAQLKKLEENGIKVLVTIGNHDINNGDAKKFAMNKTMKTETVQANKIPVIYSHFGFAEALYKDPNSLSYVAEPIQGLWVIAIDANKYYDNTDKPITSGVIKPATLDWVKARLAEAAEKGKMVVGMMHHGLVEHYSMQNAVDPGYVIDDYPAVADQLIEAGLKVIFTGHYHANDITKREKGDKFVFDVETGSNVNYPCAYRMLTIKDNKFKFEFQPILPYSLPGSAAQLYSQKYLGIYFTNMLMSKGFPQSDAAALAPAFAWSAMTHFAGDEPAIPMQILGVISMLEGNSQTYGLGLAMESLWTDLGVPDNNVTLNMVDGTFSAN, encoded by the coding sequence ATGAAATCATTATCATTCATTATCTCATTCGCATTCTTAACCCTCTTCTTTGCTTGTCAGAGTGATGAAGTCTATGACAATGCTGCAAAGGATGCCGTTTCGCTGAAGTCGGTGACATCTGAAGATGGAATTAAGATTGCTATCATGTCAGACCTGCACGTCATGCACCCCTCTCTGCTTATTGGAGCCAATCCTGACTATGAAGCTTATATCCAGCAGGACCCCAAATATTTAGTGGAAAGTTACAACATTCTTAAAGCGGCTGTAAATCAGCTTATATCCCAAAAGCCGGACCTGGTATTAATTCCCGGTGATATGACTAAAGACGGTGAACTGATAAGCCATGAGCTGGTACAGGCTCAGTTGAAAAAACTGGAAGAGAACGGAATCAAGGTATTGGTTACCATAGGAAACCATGACATAAACAATGGTGATGCAAAGAAATTTGCCATGAACAAGACGATGAAAACAGAAACCGTTCAGGCCAATAAAATTCCGGTTATCTATTCTCATTTCGGATTTGCTGAAGCGCTGTACAAAGACCCCAATTCACTCAGCTATGTAGCCGAACCGATACAGGGACTCTGGGTTATCGCCATTGATGCAAACAAGTATTATGATAATACAGACAAACCCATTACTTCCGGCGTGATAAAACCCGCAACATTAGACTGGGTTAAAGCCAGACTGGCAGAAGCCGCTGAAAAAGGTAAGATGGTAGTCGGTATGATGCACCATGGCCTGGTGGAACATTACAGCATGCAAAACGCTGTTGACCCGGGTTATGTAATCGATGATTATCCTGCCGTTGCTGACCAACTGATTGAGGCCGGTCTGAAAGTCATCTTTACCGGACACTACCATGCCAACGACATCACCAAACGGGAAAAAGGTGATAAATTCGTCTTTGACGTAGAAACCGGGTCAAACGTAAATTATCCATGCGCTTACCGCATGCTAACTATCAAGGACAATAAGTTTAAATTTGAATTTCAGCCTATTCTCCCGTACAGTCTGCCGGGAAGCGCTGCTCAGTTATATTCACAAAAATATCTGGGTATCTACTTCACTAATATGTTAATGTCAAAAGGATTCCCGCAATCTGATGCAGCAGCTCTGGCTCCTGCATTTGCATGGTCAGCTATGACGCACTTTGCCGGAGACGAGCCTGCTATTCCAATGCAAATCCTGGGTGTTATCAGTATGCTTGAAGGTAATTCTCAAACCTACGGCCTCGGCTTAGCCATGGAATCTCTCTGGACCGACTTGGGTGTACCGGATAACAATGTTACTCTCAATATGGTGGATGGGACATTTTCAGCCAATTAA
- a CDS encoding pyridoxamine 5'-phosphate oxidase family protein, with product MKEHQLSRAEIETLLTEESVGNLGTISEDGYPYITPVHFVWKDEKIYIHGLRVGQKIDYLTRNPKVGFEVFRMNRLIHDAELPCDTNTDYQSVIMQGKAQMVTEEDLCIKVLDAVVAKYTPQHAGKSYPPAMLKATGVIEIEPFDITGKYFR from the coding sequence ATGAAAGAACACCAACTATCAAGAGCTGAAATAGAGACTTTACTTACAGAAGAATCAGTCGGTAACCTGGGCACCATTTCAGAAGATGGGTATCCTTACATCACCCCGGTACACTTTGTCTGGAAAGATGAAAAGATATACATCCACGGATTACGCGTCGGTCAGAAAATTGACTACCTGACCCGAAATCCGAAAGTCGGGTTTGAGGTCTTCCGGATGAATAGACTGATCCATGATGCCGAACTGCCTTGCGACACCAATACCGACTATCAGAGCGTTATTATGCAGGGAAAAGCACAAATGGTAACCGAAGAAGACCTTTGCATCAAAGTACTTGATGCCGTCGTAGCCAAATACACACCTCAACACGCCGGCAAATCATATCCTCCGGCCATGCTCAAGGCAACCGGAGTCATTGAAATTGAACCGTTTGATATTACGGGGAAATATTTCAGGTAA